A genome region from Arachidicoccus soli includes the following:
- a CDS encoding NAD-dependent epimerase/dehydratase family protein codes for MKILVTGATGKVGRRFVPRLLAKGYDVSILIRETSNVSELATLGAKMIKGDLYNPETLPPAVKGMDAVVHLAALFRTFNDDEGIIKTNREGTMALAEASLAAGVKRFVFASTGNVYDSGYRRPAKEYEKVNINDPKAYSSSKIAAEQQLLSLHQSNGFDVRILRLAFVYGDKDPHIAEIIPLLKQLNRHSGSRMHMVHHLDVAQALLLLLNINGLDGEIFNVADDAPITLYELADSVGKAKETFSTEEGALNDPFEGILDTSKLRQKTGFRPLVSSYYMARDFDIL; via the coding sequence ATGAAAATCTTAGTAACAGGAGCTACAGGTAAAGTAGGTCGTAGATTTGTTCCTCGTCTGTTAGCGAAGGGATATGATGTTTCCATCCTTATAAGAGAGACATCTAATGTATCGGAATTAGCCACGCTTGGTGCAAAAATGATTAAAGGTGATTTGTATAACCCGGAGACTTTACCTCCAGCAGTAAAGGGCATGGATGCCGTTGTGCATCTTGCGGCTCTTTTCAGGACTTTTAACGACGACGAAGGCATCATTAAAACGAACAGAGAAGGCACTATGGCTCTTGCAGAAGCATCCCTTGCAGCAGGTGTTAAAAGATTTGTTTTTGCTAGCACAGGTAATGTTTATGATTCAGGTTATCGAAGACCTGCTAAAGAGTACGAAAAAGTAAATATCAACGATCCGAAAGCATATTCATCGAGCAAAATTGCGGCAGAGCAGCAATTGCTTTCTCTCCATCAAAGTAATGGTTTCGATGTGCGTATATTACGTCTGGCTTTTGTTTATGGTGATAAGGATCCGCATATCGCAGAAATCATTCCTTTATTAAAACAACTAAATAGACATTCTGGCTCTAGGATGCACATGGTACACCACCTAGACGTGGCACAAGCCTTGTTACTGTTACTGAATATCAATGGATTGGATGGGGAAATATTCAACGTGGCGGATGATGCACCTATTACGCTTTATGAATTGGCAGATTCTGTTGGAAAAGCAAAAGAAACTTTTAGTACTGAGGAAGGCGCACTGAATGATCCATTTGAAGGCATTCTGGATACTTCTAAACTCCGGCAAAAAACGGGCTTCAGGCCACTGGTATCAAGTTATTATATGGCTCGCGATTTCGATATTTTGTGA
- a CDS encoding helix-turn-helix domain-containing protein, which produces MASQEFADIPGLNRAELRLNGFKIHQLAATTDLPVISGRRDFYKIGIVNGDMTIDYGGQLLEIKGKVLFFVNPKIPHSIVRRLKITGGYACIFTENFFNNRILHDSPLLNISDNPVIKLNDEQAAFMGGIYQKMLSVYSGDYSYKANMIKSCIELIIHEALRIQPPRTATSHRNGATRMYHLFADLLEKQFPIEHRNESLKLRTPQGFAEQLSIHVNYLNRAVKEVTGKPTSAHIAARIIAEAKALLQYTDWSVADIAYALGFEYTAYFNNYFKRLTGSTPNSLRKV; this is translated from the coding sequence ATGGCATCTCAAGAATTCGCTGATATACCGGGGTTAAATAGGGCCGAACTGCGGCTAAATGGATTTAAGATCCATCAACTGGCAGCAACGACAGATCTACCGGTCATTTCAGGCCGACGTGATTTTTATAAAATTGGAATAGTCAATGGTGATATGACGATCGACTACGGTGGACAACTGCTCGAAATAAAAGGAAAAGTGCTTTTTTTTGTCAATCCTAAAATACCGCATTCTATTGTTCGTCGTTTAAAAATAACAGGTGGTTATGCCTGTATATTCACAGAAAATTTTTTCAATAATAGAATATTACATGATTCTCCTCTCTTAAACATCAGCGATAATCCTGTGATCAAACTCAATGATGAACAAGCTGCGTTCATGGGTGGCATTTACCAAAAAATGCTATCCGTTTATTCAGGTGATTATTCTTATAAAGCCAACATGATCAAAAGCTGCATAGAACTTATTATTCATGAAGCCCTAAGGATACAACCTCCTCGAACTGCTACATCTCATCGAAATGGGGCTACCAGAATGTATCATTTGTTTGCGGACTTGCTTGAAAAGCAATTCCCTATTGAGCATAGAAATGAATCACTCAAATTACGGACCCCGCAAGGTTTTGCAGAGCAGCTTTCAATACATGTAAATTATCTGAATCGTGCGGTAAAGGAAGTAACGGGGAAGCCTACATCTGCACACATCGCGGCAAGGATTATTGCTGAAGCAAAAGCCCTCCTTCAGTATACCGATTGGAGCGTCGCTGATATTGCGTATGCACTGGGTTTTGAGTATACAGCCTATTTCAATAACTATTTTAAGCGACTGACAGGTTCTACACCGAATTCTCTTAGAAAGGTTTGA
- a CDS encoding glycine zipper 2TM domain-containing protein has protein sequence MKQLILIFSTVILLMSCNQPGKEAAALQLQHTKDSLTQVIAQQKTIDSMKTINDSIKAIRHHEAVVSNAQSGQTNTQSTQSADAPRKKGWSNKAKGAVIGAGVGAVTGAIVDRKHRAAGAVIGGVGGAGAGYGVGAILDNKKKKENR, from the coding sequence ATGAAACAACTAATTTTAATTTTTAGTACGGTGATTTTATTGATGTCCTGTAATCAACCAGGCAAAGAGGCTGCAGCACTTCAACTGCAACATACCAAAGATTCCTTGACGCAGGTCATTGCACAGCAAAAAACTATTGATTCAATGAAAACCATAAATGATTCAATAAAAGCTATAAGGCATCATGAAGCGGTAGTGAGTAATGCACAAAGTGGGCAAACAAATACACAGTCAACACAAAGTGCCGATGCTCCAAGAAAAAAAGGCTGGAGTAATAAAGCCAAAGGAGCTGTAATAGGTGCCGGTGTGGGTGCTGTAACAGGAGCTATCGTGGATAGGAAACATCGTGCAGCCGGTGCTGTTATCGGTGGTGTCGGCGGTGCAGGCGCTGGTTATGGAGTAGGAGCAATCCTTGATAATAAAAAGAAAAAAGAAAACCGTTAG
- a CDS encoding NAD(P)H-dependent oxidoreductase: MKDLVILAHPIAGSLNHQLMQTTLKSLQNLNHQIEVRDLYRLNFNPVLSLADMKGQRIGEVAEDVKREQEYIVWAEQIIFIYPIWWTGMPALLKGYIDRVFSYGFAYQYDQGKQKGLLTGKQTIIINTHGKSHAEYKSSGMDKALSLTSDVGVFTYCGLKINKHFFFDKADKVEEGTINFWKQQICQAIEIKIPKN, translated from the coding sequence ATGAAAGACTTAGTAATTTTAGCGCATCCCATTGCTGGAAGCCTCAACCATCAATTAATGCAAACCACTTTGAAAAGCTTACAAAATCTAAATCATCAAATTGAGGTTCGGGATTTGTATCGGCTCAACTTTAACCCGGTGCTTTCATTGGCAGATATGAAAGGGCAACGAATAGGTGAAGTTGCTGAAGATGTAAAACGAGAACAGGAATATATTGTATGGGCAGAGCAGATCATTTTTATTTACCCAATTTGGTGGACAGGAATGCCTGCATTATTGAAAGGATACATAGACAGAGTCTTCAGCTATGGTTTTGCTTATCAATATGATCAGGGTAAGCAAAAAGGCTTGCTTACTGGTAAACAGACCATCATTATCAATACACATGGAAAATCGCATGCCGAATATAAAAGTTCCGGGATGGATAAGGCACTTTCCCTAACTTCAGATGTAGGGGTTTTTACTTATTGCGGGCTTAAAATCAATAAGCATTTCTTTTTTGATAAAGCTGATAAAGTGGAAGAGGGAACTATAAATTTCTGGAAACAGCAAATATGTCAGGCCATTGAAATAAAAATCCCTAAGAACTAA
- a CDS encoding VOC family protein — MTKSKLLEMNNVGIVVESLDKAISFFSEIGLTLEGRGMIEGEWAGRVTGLGNQSVEVAMMVTPDGHSRLELSRFIKPTTISDHRTTPVNSLGYLRIMFRVDNIDELLPRLTKHGAELVGEVVQYEDIYRLCYIRGVEGLLIGLAEQLSNQTTTDVLEDA; from the coding sequence ATGACAAAAAGCAAATTGTTGGAAATGAACAATGTTGGTATTGTTGTCGAATCCCTCGATAAGGCAATTTCTTTTTTTTCTGAAATAGGGCTGACGCTGGAAGGAAGAGGCATGATTGAAGGTGAATGGGCGGGGCGCGTAACGGGTCTTGGAAATCAGTCGGTAGAAGTGGCGATGATGGTTACACCCGATGGGCACAGCCGTTTGGAGCTTTCAAGATTTATAAAGCCAACAACAATCTCAGATCACAGAACGACTCCTGTTAACTCTCTTGGTTATTTACGCATTATGTTCAGAGTTGATAATATTGACGAGTTGCTACCTCGACTTACAAAGCATGGCGCCGAACTTGTTGGAGAAGTTGTTCAATATGAAGATATATACCGACTCTGTTATATTCGTGGAGTAGAAGGGTTGCTTATTGGATTGGCTGAGCAACTGAGTAATCAGACCACAACAGATGTTTTGGAAGATGCTTGA
- a CDS encoding helix-turn-helix domain-containing protein — protein MPSFQTILVFNFGAKALLRSKNNTEIKMEKCLVLGPVKRAFDYSLLPGCGILVANFKDDAFYRFFKRASVAGQSASHPDELLGANCFTDLWEDLNQIDTIQDRVNYILEFCKPYLLERKMIAEKLTNFHDKAFNPIKYLAAQQEQSIRNIQLIHKKYLGYTSKEIIRYQRFLKAIAFVQNIATVNSKIDWFEIIAQCGYYDQSQLIHDFNFYIHMSPTKYLKFQKDICFANAK, from the coding sequence ATGCCCTCATTTCAAACAATTTTGGTTTTTAATTTTGGTGCTAAAGCCTTGCTGCGTTCCAAAAATAATACAGAAATAAAAATGGAAAAATGCCTGGTATTGGGGCCGGTAAAACGAGCATTTGATTATTCGTTGCTGCCAGGTTGTGGGATTTTAGTGGCCAATTTTAAAGATGACGCTTTTTACAGATTCTTTAAAAGGGCATCGGTCGCTGGGCAGTCGGCCTCCCACCCAGATGAACTATTAGGTGCAAACTGTTTTACCGATTTATGGGAAGACCTTAATCAGATCGATACGATCCAAGATCGGGTGAATTATATTCTGGAATTCTGCAAACCCTATTTATTAGAAAGAAAGATGATTGCCGAAAAATTGACTAACTTTCATGATAAAGCCTTTAACCCCATTAAATATTTAGCCGCTCAACAAGAACAATCAATAAGAAATATACAACTAATCCATAAAAAATATTTAGGGTATACCTCTAAAGAAATTATTAGATACCAGCGTTTCCTGAAAGCAATCGCATTCGTCCAAAACATCGCGACCGTAAATTCAAAAATTGATTGGTTTGAAATTATTGCCCAATGTGGCTATTATGACCAGAGTCAACTCATACACGACTTTAATTTCTACATCCATATGAGCCCAACAAAATATCTTAAATTTCAAAAAGATATTTGCTTTGCGAACGCTAAATAA